The DNA segment GACGAACTGTCCCGCAAATTGACCGGTGGCCGGGAAAATACAGCGCTGTTCTGGGCATCCGAACCCGGTGAGATTTCAGGGCCATACTCGGGACCGAATGACCGGGTTCAGTATCCTTATGATTTATTTACCTGGTATTTCTTCAAATCCATTCAGGATGGATTTCGTACTGCGGGTGAGATAAGTGATTATCTGGAAAGAAATGTTCCGTTTACATCCCGGCGGCTGCACGACAGGTCCCAGAATCCGTTGTTTTTCGGCAACAGGGATCTGATTCTGATACCGGACACTTCTGAACCGGAGGGCGGGGAAGATGAGCAGGCCGATATGGAATCATTGGAATAATTGCATTAGTTTTGATCTGCAAAGAACAACACGAATTTAATTGCGGTGAGGCTGCCAAATAGAAAAGACTTACAGAAGCTATTTTTCAAACACAAACATAAAACTTTATGGATATCATTAGTCGGATACGGTACAGGTCGGGTTTGATCAGGAAAAAAATTGTACTCTGTGAAACGGAGGATTTGAGAACGATCAAAGCTGCTGCATTTCTGGCTGACAACAAACTTGCTGACGTTATTCTGGTAGGGCCGGAGAAGGAAATCCGGCATTTTGCGGCAACCGAGTCGGTCAGACTTCCGGATACCATCCTTTATTCTGAGATTAAGGACGGTGAACAGCTTGACCGCTATGCTGATCTTTATTATGAAAAACGTAAGCATAAGGGGATAACCAGGGATCAGGCACTTGAAGTGGCCCGGCAGCCGCTCTACTATTCATCGCTGATGGTTGCATCCGGTGATGCCGACGGGGCTGTGGCAGGTGCGGACAATACCACCGGAGATGTTTTGCGTGCGGCTATTCAGGGTATCGGCCTGAAACCCGGATCCAATATTGTTTCCAGTATTTTTCTTATGAGTACCATGGACGGGCAGGTTTTCACCTATGGAGACTGTGCCGTTGTTCCCTATCCGGATGAACAGCAACTTGCCAGCATAGCCATTGACTCGGCACTAACACACAAGGCTTTGACAGATGAGGAACCGATGGTAGCCATGTTGTCTTTCTCAACACTGGGAAGTGCCAAACATGAGCGGAGCGAAATGGTGGCAAATGCAACCAAGATTGCTGCGGAAAAAAAGCCGGATCTTGATATTGACGGTGAGCTGCAGTTTGATACGGCTTATGTCGCATCAGTAGCAAAAAGAAAAGCCCCGGACTCCAGTGTGGCCGGCAAGGCCAACGTATATATATTTCCCAATCTTGATGCCGGCAACATCGCTTACAAGATCACGGAACGACTTGCGGGCGCAACCGCAACAGGCCCTGTGATTCAGGGCCTGGACAAACCTATGAATGATTTGTCACGCGGGTGCAACTGGGAAGACATTGTGAACACTTCATGTGTAACAGCTCTGATGGCCGATGCGGATCAGAAGTAATAGACCTTGTATTCCCAGGGCTCGAACGTCCATGATTCCATGGCAGCCATCTCGACTTCTTCATCACTGAAAAGCTCGGTATAAACGGCTGCGATTTCCGCGGACTCGATATCAAACGAGACCTCTTCATCACTGAGATTGAGGATCACGAAAACCATATTGTCGCCTTTCTGGCGATAGAATGCGAAAATGTTGTCATCTGCTGTGGTTTCCAGCCGAACCAAATCACCTCCGTGAATGCCGTTGAACAGGGCTTCGTTATCCCGGTTCAGGTGCAGCAGGCGGGTGTAGAAATTGAGCAGGGGATAATCGCCCCATTCGATGGGATCTTTTTCGAAAAACTCGAGCCGCTTGTCCATGGCAGCTTCTTGTCCGCTGTATACAAGCGGCATGCCCGGAATGGTAGCGGCCAGAACGGCAAATGTCTCGGCTCCATCACCGTAACGCTCGAAAACGGTTCCGTTCCAGCTGTTTTCGTCATGATTTGAAGTGAACTGCATCCGGTAGGCATGATCCGGGAACCGGTCCCGGTTTTCCTGCAGGTGCTCTTCAAACTCGTCAAGTGTGACATTTCCCGCAGCAATCTCATTCATCATGTGATGGGTTTCCCAGCCGTAAGACATGTCAAATGCATGTTCGTGATGTTCGGATGTCTCGGCTTCCGCAAGCATGAAGACAGGTTTGATCTGCTCCAGCCGGTAACGGGCTTCATTCCAGAAAGCTGTTGGAACCAGATCGGCAACATCGGCCCGGTAGCCGTCGATGTTGTACTCTTCCACCCAGAACTGCAGGGCGTCGTGCATCATCTCATGTGTTTCGGGATTGTCATAATCCAGCTGAATCACATCGGTCCAGTCAGTGTCCGGGGGAATGATAAAGTTGCCTTCGTCATCCCGTTCGTATAATTCCGGATGCGATTCGGTCCAGACAGCATCCCAGGCAGTGTGGTTGGCTACCCAGTCCAGGATGATATACATATCCTTGTCATGGATTTTTTCGACGAGTTTGCGAAAATCGTTGTGGTCACCAAATTCGGGGTTGACGTCATAGTAATCGTAAACGGAATAGTAACTGCCCAGTTCACCCTTTCGCTCCTTTTCTCCGATGGGATGAATCGGCATCAGCCACAAAATGTCCACGCCCATTTCCTGAAGCCTGGGAAGATGTTCGGCAAATGCTTCAAATGTTCCCTCTTCGGTATACTGGCGGACGTTCACCTCGTATATGGTGGCATTTTCAGCCCATTCAGGTGTAGGGGGAGGTGAGGGGTAATCAGCTTCTTCTTCCGGTGCACAGGAAGAGAAAAGAAAGATGCCTGCCAGAAGCAGGAGTAACTGACGGCTATGCATGATCATAATATGTATGAGTTAGATTTATTGGTAGTCAGATAAATAATATGAGACTGCCGGGGCTGCATTTATGCATCGCCCGGCTTTCGTGCATTATTGAAACTTCAACTGAAATTATACAACACAATGTAAAAATGAAAGCGCTTACTTAAGCATTTGTGTTTGCCAGGGCGGTAAAGCCCGGGAGCTAATTTTATTCGGTTTCGCCCGTTATAAACCTTATATTTAGATTTGTTAAAAATAAGGAACTTCTGCAGGGGTCAGCGTGGTTGAATGCAATGTATGGCACAGGCACTGATATAATCAGCAATGCCGAACTGCATTATGTTCCGACAAACCGCAGTTTTTTTACTGTCACACATCCGGCCGCTGTTAATCGTACAGCAGAGTCACAGCTAAAAATTCAAATTTTCTTTCCGTTATGAGTGATACCCAAACCATAGAGAATCTGGTTAAACAGCCGTACAAATACGGATTCAAGACTAATGTTGAGTACGACTACTTCCCGAAGGGACTAAATGAGGATATCGTAAACATGATTTCCGACATTAAGGAAGAGCCGGATTTCATGCGCGAGTTCCGTCTGAAAGCGTACCGGAACTGGAAAACCATGAAAGACCCTCTCTGGGCCAATATCAAGTATCCCAAAATCAACTATGACAAAATTCAGTTTTATTCGTCGCCCAAGAAAAAGCCCCAGCTGAACAGTCTTGATGAAGTCGATCCGGAGATTCTGGAGACATACGAGAAACTCGGAATTCCTATATCGGAACAGAAAATGCTTGCCGGCGTGGCCGTGGATGCTGTTTTTGACAGTGTGTCCGTAGCGACAACATTCAAGGAAAAGCTTGCCGAAGCAGGGGTCATTTTCTGCTCCATCTCCGAGGCTGTAAAGGAGTATCCTGAGCTGGTCAAAAAATACATGGGCTCTGTTGTTCCGTATAATGACAATTTCTTTGCGGCCATGAACTCGGCTGTGTTTTCCGACGGATCGTTTGTGTATGTACCGAAAGGTGTTGTAAGCCCCATGGAGCTTTCGACATACTTCCGTATCAACAATGAAGAGTCAGGCCAGTTTGAACGTACACTCATTATAGCTGAAGATGACAGCTATGTCAGTTATCTGGAAGGCTGCACCGCTCCCCAGTTCAGCAGCAATCAGCTTCATGCTGCCGTAGTGGAACTGGTCGCTCTTGACAATGCCCAGATCAGATATTCCACTGTGCAGAACTGGTATGCCGGCAATGAAGAAGGTGTCGGCGGAATTTACAATTTTGTGACAAAGCGGGGCCTTTGCAAGGGCGTCAACTCCAAGATTTCCTGGACGCAGGTCGAAACCGGTTCCGCTATCACCTGGAAGTATCCCAGTGTCATCATGAAGGGAGACAACTCCATTGGTGAATTTTATTCGGTGGCTGTAACCAATGACAAGATGGAAGCCGATACCGGCACAAAGATGATCCATCTCGGGAAAAACACCAACAGTACCATCATATCCAAGGGAATTGCCGCCGGCAAATCACAAAACAGTTACCGCGGTCTGGTAAAAATCAGTCCGAAAGCCACGAATTCCCGAAATTACTCGGTATGTGATTCCATGCTGATCGGCGATCGGTGCGGGGCCCATACATTCCCTTACCTGGAAGCCGGAAACAACAGCTCCAGCGTTGAGCACGAGGCAACGACATCAAAAATCGGAGAGGACCAGATTTTTTATCTGCAGCAACGCGGACTCGACGAAGAAAACGCGGTCTCAATGATTATTAACGGGTTTTGCAAAGAAGTTTTCAAAGAGTTGCCGATGGAATTTGCAGTGGAAGCAATCAAACTTCTCGGCATCAAGCTCGAAGGCAGTGTGGGCTGATGGATTCAGCCTTCCGGTTTAACTCCGGAATTGTCTTGATTACACATTATAACAGTAACGATTCAAAACAGATATAACTAAATGCTGACAATTAAAAATCTTCACGCCGAAGTGGAAGGCGAAAAAATTCTCCGCGGAATTGACCTTGAAATCAAAGCCGGTGAAGTTCACGCTGTCATGGGTCCCAACGGCAGCGGCAAAAGTACTCTGGCAAAAATCATAGCCGGCCATCCCTCGTACGAGATAACCGATGGACAGATTCTTTATGAAGGAGAGGATCTTGCAGAAATGGAGCCGGATGAGCGTGCGCGAAAAGGCGTGTTCATGGCATTTCAGTATCCCGTTGAAATTCCCGGAGTCAGTAATTCCATGCTGATGCGTGAATCGTACAATCAGCTCAGAAAGGAGAACGGGGAAGATCCGCTTGATCCTCTCGAGTTTGAAGATTATGTAGCCGAAAAGCTCAAGCTCGTGGAGATGGATGCCAAGTTTCTCGAGCGAAATGTGAATGCCGGGTTTTCCGGTGGAGAGAAGAAGCGCAATGAAATTCTGCAGATGGCAGTTCTGAACCCCAAACTGTCCTTGCTTGACGAGACAGACTCCGGTCTGGATATCGATGCATTGCGCATTGTATCTGAAGGGATCAACAAGCTTTCGGGCAAAGACAATGCCATACTGCTGGTAACGCACTACCAGCGCATTCTCAATTATATCACACCTGATTATGTTCACGTGCTCGTCAACGGGCGTATTCACAAGTCCGGTGGCAAAGAACTTGCTCTTGAACTCGAAGAGCACGGATATGAATGGGTAACAGCCAACACAGAAGTAAATGGAGAGGCTAAGTAATGACAGACATTTCAAAAGAAACACTCTTTCTGGACAGGCTTGTCGGTCAGTTTGATCAATCGGTTTCTGCCAACGGTCAGGTAGCAGCGCTTCAAAACGAAGCGCGAAATGCCATTGCCGGTCTGCAGCTGCCGACAACCCGGCATGAAGAGTGGAAATACTTTTCGTTAAAACCGCTTGAGAAGCACAGTTTTGTCAGGGCAGCCGATGTTAAACAACCCAATGTTCCGGATAATGTGTCTGATTTTATTTATCCGGAAGCCGAACATCATCACCTGACGTTTATCAATGGTGTATTCAGCAAGGAGTGGTCCAAAACCGACCGGCTGCCTGATGGAGTAATTGTTGCCAATTTGCATGATGTGCTCAAGGAAGGGAATAAAACGGCACTGGAACATATCGGAAAATATGCCAAATGGGATGACGATCCCTTTGTACCCTTCAACACATCGGTGTTCAGGGACGGTGCTTTTATCTATGTCCCGAAGTCTGTAAAAATCGAAGAACCTATACAGTTGCTGTTCATAAATACCGATGAACAGTACCAGTATGTTATGACGCCGCGCTGTCTGGTTGTTGGTGATCAGTCAAGCGAAATGACGGTTGTGGAAGATCATATCGGTCTGGGCAATAATGTCTATTTCAACTGTCCGGTTTCCGAGATCGCTCTTGCCGAGAACTCGCACATGACCCATGTAAAGTTGCAGAGGGACAGTCGCGAGGCTTTCCACATTTCCCGGCTTGCGGCAGACATCAGCAGAGACAGTGATTACAAATCGTACGCCATTCAGCTTGGCTCAAAACTGTCGCGAAGTGATGTCAAGGCGGTACTGACGGATGAAAATACCCACGCAACACTTGATGGCCTGGTCATGGTCAACGGCGAACAGCTTTCCGATACACATAGTATCATGGATCATACCATGCCGAACTGCACGAGCCATCAGCTTCATAAATGTATCATTGACGGCGACGGGACATCCGTGTTCAACGGTAAGATTTTTGTACGTCAGGACGCCCAGAAAACCGATGCGTTCCAGGAAAACAGAAATCTGCAGCTCTCCGAAACCGGAACGGCATATGCCAAGCCGCAGCTTGAGATCTTTGCTGATGATGTTTCCTGCAGCCATGGAGCAACCATCGGTCAGCTGAACGAAGAAGAGGTGTTCTATCTGAAGTCCCGTGGTCTGACTCATGAGCAGACCAAGGAAATTCTGACATATGGATTTGCACTGGATGTGATTGAATCAATCCCCGTAAGCTCAATTCAGGAAAGACTGAGCAAAGAGGTTGAATCGTTCACGAAGGCAAGTAAATCCATAAAAGAAACTGCCTGACAGGCCTATGAGTACAGTACTCAAAGATCAACATACGACGATTCAAAACTGCCGTGAAGACTTTCCGGTTCTCAGCCGGAAAGTCCACGGCAAACCACTGGCATATCTTGACAATGCCGCATCAAGCCAGATGCCGCGTCAGGTTCAGGATGCCTATCGTGATTACCACAGCCGCTACCATGCCAATGTTCATCGTGGTGTGCACCTGCTCAGCCAGGAAGCCACCGATGCCATGGAGCAGGCGCGTGAATCTCTCCGAAGTCACATCAATGCCCGTGAAAGCAAGGAGATTATTTTCACATCCGGCGCCACCGATGCCATGAATCTCGTTATGCAGTCCTGGGGGAGAAAGAACATCGGCGAGGGTGATGAAATCCTGATCAGCACAATGGAACATCACTCCAATATTGTCCCCTGGAAAATGCTGTGTGATGACAGAAATGCCAGTTTGAAGGTGATTCCTGTCAGTGATGACGGGATACTTGACCTGGATGCTTTTGAGTCGATGATCAGCGACCGTACAAGGCTTGTTGGCATCGTACATGTCTCAAACACGCTGGGAACAGTTAATCCGGTAGAGAAAATTACGAAGATCGCCCACGGAAAAGGTGTGCCAGTACTTGTTGACGGAGCCCAGGCAGTATCTCACATGCAAGTTGATGTGCAGAAAATCGGCTGTGATTTTTATGCAACCTCCGGGCACAAAATGTACGGCCCTACAGGCATCGGCATATTGTACGGCAGAAAAGAGATGCTCGAAGAAATGCCCCCGTACCGCGGCGGTGGAGATATGATCCTCAGTGTTTCATTTGACGAAGTATTGTTTAATGATCTGCCATACAAATTTGAAGCCGGCACACCCAATATTTCAGGTGCCATCGGAATGGGCAGAGCTGCCGAATATATCCGTAGCATCGGCTATGATGCCATATACCAAAGAGAGCAGGAGTTGCTTGCATATGCAACAAGTGAACTGTCTGCAATCGAAGGACTCAATATCATTGGGAAAGCACCCGGCAAGTCATCGGTAATTTCATTTGTGCTTGATAGTGTTCATCCGCATGACATCGGTACCATTCTTGATCTGGAAGGTGTTGCCGTCCGGACCGGCCACCATTGCACGCAGCCACTCATGGAGCGTCTCGGACTGGTAGCAACTACCCGGGCCTCAATGGCCATGTATAATACTGAAGAAGAAATTGATCAGCTTGTTGCAGCCTTGCATAAGGTGTTGGAAATATTCAGATAACTCAGTAATCAGCGAACGGAAAAAATGATTGACAATACAAGTCATCTTTATCAGCAAGTATTGCTTGACCATAACAAAACCCCGAGAAATTTCAAGGAACTCAATCCCGCAGACCATGATGCACTAGGGTACAACCCGCTTTGCGGTGACAAGTACAAAGTCTTTATCAATATTGATGAAAACGACGTGGTAACAGACGTAACCTTTACAGGTGAAGGCTGTGCCATTTCCAAGGCATCGGCTTCCATGATGACAACCATCGTAAAGGGCAAGCATATTGATGAAATTGAAAAGCTCTACAGGCAGTTTCATGACATGACCCAGGGCAAGATGGATCCCGAGAAGGAACCCAATGATCTCGGGCGCCTGAAAGTATTTGCCGGAGTACGGAATCTGCCGGCACGGGTCAAATGTGCCACCCTCTCATGGCATACATTGAACGCTGCCCTGAAAGGTGAAGAAAAAGTCACAACGGAATGACCTGATAAACGGAAATAGATATCTGATACGGACGTTTATACTGACAAATAATCATTGTAATTACAGTAGTTATGCCAAAAATAGCTGAAATAGAAAGAACCCCGAATCCGGATGCCATGCGCTTTGTGTTGCAGGAACCCATTTCCCAGGGTGTAACACGCTCTTATGAAGCGCCTGAAGAAGCTGTGGCCGATCCGTTTGCCAGTGAACTTTTTAAAATTCCACATGTGATCTCCGTCTTTTATGTTGACCGTTACGTCACCATTACCCAGGACGGAGGAATTGACTGGAACACCCTGCTGCGCCAGCTGGCACCGCCTATCCGTGAAGCAGAAGCAATTGAACAACTTGAAACCGATGATCCGAATGTCAACGTCAGCGAGGAAGCGAAAAATTCGGATGATCCCCGGCTTGCTGAAATTAACAAGATGCTGGACGAACAGGTCCGGCCTTATCTTCTGGCTGATGGTGGCGGGCTGAAGGTGATCGGTCTTGAAAATGATGTTCTCAAAGTCCATTATCAGGGTGCTTGCGGAACCTGTCCGACAGCCACCACCGGTACTCTGTACGCCATTGAAAGTATGGCCAAGCGCATTGATCCGAACATCACCATTCAATCGGTATAGGAAATATCTTCTTATGGCTATCAGTATAAGTGATAAAGCACTCGAACGAATCAGGGAAATTCAGGAAAATGAAGGAGCCGGAGAAAATGCCGCACTCCGCATCGGTGTTGTAGGAGGGGGTTGCTCCGGACTTACCTACAATCTTGAGTTTGACAAAAACGGTGCTGACACTAATGCGAAGGATCAGGAATTTGAAGTCAATGGTTTGAAAATCGTTGTCGATATGAGGAGTTTTCTTTATCTCGCAGGCACCGAACTGGACTATACAGCCGGATTGGAGGGCAAGGGATTTCATTTCATTAATCCGAATGCCGCACGAACATGCTCATGCGGAGAGTCCTTCTCCGTCTGAAGTTCGTTTATTCCGCCGGAAGGGGATGAATGCAAGCAAACAGCCAATTTGATAAAATCAGAGAATTGTTACGCCTATGAGCCGTGAAGCTGAAGTTATAGAAAACAAAGTAGCCAAATCAGGACTGATCACTCTTGATCTGCAGGAATGGTATGATGAATCGGAAGTTGTACCGTTTGATCTGAAGGATTACCTGCACATGGAGCTGGTTTTGAAAGAGAAAGAGTTTCGCGGCGCTCTGGCCCAGCATGACTGGCAGCAATATGAGGGGAAAACACTGGCGGTTTATTGCTCAAGTGACGCTATTATTGCATCCTGGGCATATATGCTCGTTGCTGCATATGCCTCGAAACATGCCGGAAATATCATTTATGGTACACCGGAATCAGCTGCTTTTGAACGATTCCGTAAAAAAATGGAATCGGTGAACTGGTCTGAGTACGAAGGCAAGAGAGTTTTGCT comes from the Natronogracilivirga saccharolytica genome and includes:
- the pta gene encoding phosphate acetyltransferase, which produces MDIISRIRYRSGLIRKKIVLCETEDLRTIKAAAFLADNKLADVILVGPEKEIRHFAATESVRLPDTILYSEIKDGEQLDRYADLYYEKRKHKGITRDQALEVARQPLYYSSLMVASGDADGAVAGADNTTGDVLRAAIQGIGLKPGSNIVSSIFLMSTMDGQVFTYGDCAVVPYPDEQQLASIAIDSALTHKALTDEEPMVAMLSFSTLGSAKHERSEMVANATKIAAEKKPDLDIDGELQFDTAYVASVAKRKAPDSSVAGKANVYIFPNLDAGNIAYKITERLAGATATGPVIQGLDKPMNDLSRGCNWEDIVNTSCVTALMADADQK
- a CDS encoding alpha-amylase family glycosyl hydrolase: MHSRQLLLLLAGIFLFSSCAPEEEADYPSPPPTPEWAENATIYEVNVRQYTEEGTFEAFAEHLPRLQEMGVDILWLMPIHPIGEKERKGELGSYYSVYDYYDVNPEFGDHNDFRKLVEKIHDKDMYIILDWVANHTAWDAVWTESHPELYERDDEGNFIIPPDTDWTDVIQLDYDNPETHEMMHDALQFWVEEYNIDGYRADVADLVPTAFWNEARYRLEQIKPVFMLAEAETSEHHEHAFDMSYGWETHHMMNEIAAGNVTLDEFEEHLQENRDRFPDHAYRMQFTSNHDENSWNGTVFERYGDGAETFAVLAATIPGMPLVYSGQEAAMDKRLEFFEKDPIEWGDYPLLNFYTRLLHLNRDNEALFNGIHGGDLVRLETTADDNIFAFYRQKGDNMVFVILNLSDEEVSFDIESAEIAAVYTELFSDEEVEMAAMESWTFEPWEYKVYYF
- the sufB gene encoding Fe-S cluster assembly protein SufB, producing MSDTQTIENLVKQPYKYGFKTNVEYDYFPKGLNEDIVNMISDIKEEPDFMREFRLKAYRNWKTMKDPLWANIKYPKINYDKIQFYSSPKKKPQLNSLDEVDPEILETYEKLGIPISEQKMLAGVAVDAVFDSVSVATTFKEKLAEAGVIFCSISEAVKEYPELVKKYMGSVVPYNDNFFAAMNSAVFSDGSFVYVPKGVVSPMELSTYFRINNEESGQFERTLIIAEDDSYVSYLEGCTAPQFSSNQLHAAVVELVALDNAQIRYSTVQNWYAGNEEGVGGIYNFVTKRGLCKGVNSKISWTQVETGSAITWKYPSVIMKGDNSIGEFYSVAVTNDKMEADTGTKMIHLGKNTNSTIISKGIAAGKSQNSYRGLVKISPKATNSRNYSVCDSMLIGDRCGAHTFPYLEAGNNSSSVEHEATTSKIGEDQIFYLQQRGLDEENAVSMIINGFCKEVFKELPMEFAVEAIKLLGIKLEGSVG
- the sufC gene encoding Fe-S cluster assembly ATPase SufC — encoded protein: MLTIKNLHAEVEGEKILRGIDLEIKAGEVHAVMGPNGSGKSTLAKIIAGHPSYEITDGQILYEGEDLAEMEPDERARKGVFMAFQYPVEIPGVSNSMLMRESYNQLRKENGEDPLDPLEFEDYVAEKLKLVEMDAKFLERNVNAGFSGGEKKRNEILQMAVLNPKLSLLDETDSGLDIDALRIVSEGINKLSGKDNAILLVTHYQRILNYITPDYVHVLVNGRIHKSGGKELALELEEHGYEWVTANTEVNGEAK
- the sufD gene encoding Fe-S cluster assembly protein SufD, which translates into the protein MTDISKETLFLDRLVGQFDQSVSANGQVAALQNEARNAIAGLQLPTTRHEEWKYFSLKPLEKHSFVRAADVKQPNVPDNVSDFIYPEAEHHHLTFINGVFSKEWSKTDRLPDGVIVANLHDVLKEGNKTALEHIGKYAKWDDDPFVPFNTSVFRDGAFIYVPKSVKIEEPIQLLFINTDEQYQYVMTPRCLVVGDQSSEMTVVEDHIGLGNNVYFNCPVSEIALAENSHMTHVKLQRDSREAFHISRLAADISRDSDYKSYAIQLGSKLSRSDVKAVLTDENTHATLDGLVMVNGEQLSDTHSIMDHTMPNCTSHQLHKCIIDGDGTSVFNGKIFVRQDAQKTDAFQENRNLQLSETGTAYAKPQLEIFADDVSCSHGATIGQLNEEEVFYLKSRGLTHEQTKEILTYGFALDVIESIPVSSIQERLSKEVESFTKASKSIKETA
- a CDS encoding aminotransferase class V-fold PLP-dependent enzyme — translated: MSTVLKDQHTTIQNCREDFPVLSRKVHGKPLAYLDNAASSQMPRQVQDAYRDYHSRYHANVHRGVHLLSQEATDAMEQARESLRSHINARESKEIIFTSGATDAMNLVMQSWGRKNIGEGDEILISTMEHHSNIVPWKMLCDDRNASLKVIPVSDDGILDLDAFESMISDRTRLVGIVHVSNTLGTVNPVEKITKIAHGKGVPVLVDGAQAVSHMQVDVQKIGCDFYATSGHKMYGPTGIGILYGRKEMLEEMPPYRGGGDMILSVSFDEVLFNDLPYKFEAGTPNISGAIGMGRAAEYIRSIGYDAIYQREQELLAYATSELSAIEGLNIIGKAPGKSSVISFVLDSVHPHDIGTILDLEGVAVRTGHHCTQPLMERLGLVATTRASMAMYNTEEEIDQLVAALHKVLEIFR
- the sufU gene encoding Fe-S cluster assembly sulfur transfer protein SufU encodes the protein MIDNTSHLYQQVLLDHNKTPRNFKELNPADHDALGYNPLCGDKYKVFINIDENDVVTDVTFTGEGCAISKASASMMTTIVKGKHIDEIEKLYRQFHDMTQGKMDPEKEPNDLGRLKVFAGVRNLPARVKCATLSWHTLNAALKGEEKVTTE
- a CDS encoding NifU family protein is translated as MPKIAEIERTPNPDAMRFVLQEPISQGVTRSYEAPEEAVADPFASELFKIPHVISVFYVDRYVTITQDGGIDWNTLLRQLAPPIREAEAIEQLETDDPNVNVSEEAKNSDDPRLAEINKMLDEQVRPYLLADGGGLKVIGLENDVLKVHYQGACGTCPTATTGTLYAIESMAKRIDPNITIQSV
- a CDS encoding HesB/IscA family protein, whose product is MAISISDKALERIREIQENEGAGENAALRIGVVGGGCSGLTYNLEFDKNGADTNAKDQEFEVNGLKIVVDMRSFLYLAGTELDYTAGLEGKGFHFINPNAARTCSCGESFSV
- a CDS encoding DUF2480 family protein, yielding MSREAEVIENKVAKSGLITLDLQEWYDESEVVPFDLKDYLHMELVLKEKEFRGALAQHDWQQYEGKTLAVYCSSDAIIASWAYMLVAAYASKHAGNIIYGTPESAAFERFRKKMESVNWSEYEGKRVLLKGCSDVAIPPSAYLYATQKLLPYVDRLMYGEACSFVPVYRASRGGP